The Ferroacidibacillus organovorans nucleotide sequence GAGCTTGCGTTAAAGCTGCGCCATCGTCGCATGGAGCGCGGCGCGGTTGATTTTGACTTTGCCGAGACGAAGATCCGCGTTGACGAAGAGGGGCGGCCGCTTGATCTTGTGCGGCGAGAGCGAAGCATCGCGGAGATGATCATTGAGGAATTCATGCTTGCGGCGAATGAAACGGTGGCGGAGCACGCCTATTGGATGGAACTCCCGTTTCTCTACCGTGTGCACGAGCCGCCGACGCTTGAGAAGATGATGGCGCTCAATGAGTTTGTTCATCTGTTCGGGCACCACCTCAAGGCGGCGGGCAACATCCACCCGCGCGCGCTGCAGGATCTTCTCGCGGCGGTGCGACAGACGCCAGAGGAAGTGGTGATCAGCCACGTGATGCTGCGGTCGATGAAGCAGGCGCGCTATGCGGCGGAGAGTCTTGGGCACTTTGGTCTCGCGGCGGAATACTATTCGCATTTCACATCGCCGATTCGCCGCTACCCTGATCTGATGATCCATCGCATTTTGCGGGAAACGATCGTAAACGGGAGTTTGTCCGAGGGGCGTGCCGCGTATCTGGCGGCGAAGATGCCGGAGATTGCCGCGCACACGTCGGATCGCGAGCGAGTGGCGGTGGATGCGGAGCGAGAGACGGATCTGATCAAAAAGATCGAGTTTATGCGGGATCACGTGGGTGAGTCGTTTGAAGGCATGGTGTCGGGGGTCACCGGGTTTGGTCTGTTTGTGCAGTTGGATAACTCGGTTGAAGGGCTGATCCATGTCAGTCAGTTGGCGGATGACTATTATCACTATGACGATAAGCAGCACGCGCTGATCGGTGAACGCACGAAAAAGCGCTACCGAATCGGGGATCGTGTGGAGGTGCTGGTACAGTCGGCAAGCAAGGAGCAGATGCAGATCGAGTTTCAACTGCTGTCGGCGGTGTCGGGTGATGAAGTGCGCGAGTACCGGCGGCAGGGTGCGTCAAAAAAGCCGGGGATGCCGTTTTCAGGCGGGCCGCGCGGGAAGAAGCCGGGGGGTGGCCGTGGCGGGAAAAGAACGGATGATCCAAACGGACAGGGAGCGGGGCGGTCAACGGGCGGGCAGCGACGCTCTGCAGGCGGCAAGGGGTTTGGCGGTGAGCGCGAGGCGCGCGGTGGTAGAACTGCTGTGGCCGAGTTTGGACGCCGGGATCCGGAGACGCCAGATCTTCGCTATGGTGATCGGGAACTTCTGCCGCGCAAGGGCGGGTATGCTGTGAACAAGGCGGCGCCAGATGAACAGGTGCGCGAAGAGCGCAAGCGGGATAAGGATCTGCTGCGTCAGGTGGAGAATTTGTACGGTGTGCCTGTCAAGGACAAGGTGAAGCGGCGAAGAAGGAAGAAGGCGCCAGATCAGGTCTGACGAGACATGTGGCAGGGATTCTGGCGCAACCTGCAGCGCAACAGGAGCGGGGTCTTTGGCAGGTCCCGCATGTTGAAACGGTGCGATTTGGGAGAGGGGAATGGCTTTGCGACGGGTGATCGCGTTGGGTGAGGCGCTGATCGATTTTTCGGCGTTGGAGGATAATGTGCCTCTGCGGGAGGTTTCTGGATTCGCGCGCAATCCGGGCGGAGCGCCGGCAAACGTTGCGGTGGGTGTGGCGCGTATGGGTGTTGCGTCACAGTTTGTGGGATGTGTGGGAGATGATCCGTTTGGCCACTATTTGATTGAGGCGATGCGCGCGTATGGTGTGGATGGGGCGCACACGCATACGGTGGCAGAACAGACGTCTCTTGCTTTTGTGGCGCGAAATGAAGGGGATCCGGACTTTTTCTTTGTGCGGCATCCAGGGGCGGACGTGATGCTGCGGGATGAGCATGTGGCGAACATTTCGCTCGATGCGGAAGCCTGTCTTCATTTTGGCACGAACTCACTGGCGGAAGACCCCATTGCCTCGACGCTGCGAAACCTCGTGACGCGTGCGCGGGAGGCGGAGGCGATCGTGAGCTTTGATGTGAATCTGCGCCCTGTTTTCTGGCGTGATCTGTACGCAGCGCTTGCCGCGGCCCGCGAGATGATGACACGCGCGGATCTGTTGAAGGTGAACCGCGCCGAATTGTTGTGGCTGACGGGGGAGCAGGATGTGGAGCGGGCGCTTTTGGCGCTTGTCGCACAAGTGCCGGGGACGGTGCTCTGCACGCTTGGCGAGGGTGGTGTGCGTGCGCGGCGTGCAGACGGGCTTGATGTGCGTGTCGCCGCGAATCGCGTGGCGTGTGTTGACGCGACAGGCGCTGGAGATTCGCTGATTGCGGCGGTGCTTTCGGTGCTTGCGCGAAGAGGTGTGGGGCGCGCAGAACTTGGGAAACTTTCGCGCGGGGAGTGGGAGGCTGTGTTGCGGTTTGCCTCGGCGGCGGCGGCGATCAACATTGGCCGGCTCGGTGCGATGAACGCGATGGCGACGTATGCGGAGACGGAGGCTTTTTTAGAAATGACGGTTCGTCCGTCGTAGCGTGCATCATCTGTAGAGGGTGCGCCAAAGCGCGGGCAGGGCACCCGCGCTTTGGTTTCTCTCGATATAAAATCTTTCCCGCTGCATGTTGATTTCTGAAAGTGCCGCGCGCTGGCCACGGCAAAGAGGATGTGCTACGCGCGATTGCGCGTAGCGACGGGGCCGCCGGACAGGATCGATGGATCGATACCCTGTTCGGTGAATTTTTTGAAGTTCGCTTCAAATTGCGCGGCGAGTTCGCGCGCGGCGGTGTCATACGTGACGGGATCGGACCACGTTTCGCGCGGCTGCAAAAGCTCGCTTGGGATGCCGTCAATCTCGGCTGGAATGGCGAGGCCGAACACGGGATCGCTAACGTATTCAGCGTGATCAAGATCGCCGCGCAGCGCCGCGTTGACCATCGCCCGCGTATACGAGAGCTTCATGCGCGAACCAACACCGTACGGACCGCCGCTCCATCCGGTGTTGACGAGGAACACGGAAGTCTGGTGCTTCTCGATGCGCTCGCCGAGCATGGTGGCATACGCGCGCGGGTGAAGCGGGAGAAAGGGACCGCCAAAGCATGCGGAGAATGTCGGTTCAGGCTGTGTCACACCGCGCTCTGTGCCGGCGAGTTTGCTCGTATAGCCTGAGAGAAAGTGGTACATCGCCTGTTCTTTGGTGAGTTTTGCGATTGGCGGCAGGACGCCAGACGCGTCTGCGGTGAGAAAAACGATCGTGCGCGGGTGATTGCCGACACCTTCTAGAAGGGCGCCTGGGATATACTCTACGGGATAGGCGGCGCGGGTGTTTTCGGTTAGCTCTGACGAATCATAATCCGGCTCGCGCGTTTTCGGATCGACCACCACGTTTTCAAGCACGGTACCAAAGCGGATGGCGCTGAAGATCTGTGGCTCGAGTTTGGGATTCAGGTTGATGCATTTTGCATAGCAACCGCCCTCAAAGTTGAACACACCGCGTGCGGACCAGCCGTGTTCGTCGTCGCCGATGAGCAGGCGTTCGGGATCGGCCGAGAGGGTGGTTTTCCCGGTGCCGGAGAGGCCGAAGAAAAGGGCGACGCGGCCGTCTTCTGTAGTATTCGCAGAACAGTGCATCGGCAAAATGTCTTGCGCTGGCAGCGTGAAATTGAGTGCGGTGAAGATCGACTTTTTCATCTCACCTGCATACTCTGTTCCGAGAATGAGCACGGTGCGGTGTTTGAAGGAGATCGCCACGCACGTCTCAGAATTTGTACCATCGCGTGTTGGATCCGCTTTCAATGCGGGGATGTCAATGACGGTGAAACCGGATGTGTGCGTGCTCACTTCATCGGCGGATGGACGGATAAAGAGCTGTTTTGCAAACAAATTGTGCCAGGCGTATTCTGTCACAACGCGAATCGGCATCCGTACAGCCGGATCGGCCCCGGCAAAACCGTCGAAGACGTAGGACGGGTTTGTGGCGAGAAAGCTGAGCGCCTGGTTATAGAGGCGCAGGAAGGTTGACTCGGACAATCTTTGATTGACAGCGCCCCAGTGAACGGTGTTCTCTGTGGTTTCATCAACGACGACATACTTGTCTTTGGGGGAGCGTCCGGTAAATTTTCCAGTCGTTGCGCGAAGTGCGCCATCTTTTGTTACAATCGCTTCATTGCGGCGAATCGCGTGTTCTGTGAGTTCAGCGACGGAGAGATTGAAGTAGGATAGAGATGCGTCGAGGGTTGATGTGAGTCGATCGGTGATTAGAGAATCGATCATGATGAACCTCCTTTAGGGATGCAAGGGTGAGACAACCTGAGATGCCAAGCGTGAACCGTGCTGTGCGTTTTGTTCAAGGAGTTCGGAAGGATAAAAGACGCATGGGTATTTCATGATTTGATTGTCGTCCATGCATACGCAGTGTTTGCTTAGATGTTCTCTTGTGGCTATAACGTATACTAAAATGCGTTATTGTGCAACATATTTGGCCAAAATGACGCAAATATGACATACTAATGGTGGTGATTACGATGGCAGCCTCACATGATAATGGAAAAGAACGCGGCGGAGAAAAGGTGGTCGCCCAGAATAAAAAGGCGACACATGATTATTTTATTGAAGATACCTTTGAGGCAGGGATCGCGCTGACTGGCACGGAGATCAAATCCATCCGCGCCGGGAAAGCCAATTTGCGCGACAGTTATGCGCGCGTCGAACATGGGGAAGTCTATCTTCATAACCTGCACATCAGCCCCTACGAGGCGGGCAATCGCTTCAATCACGACCCGATGAGAACGCGCAAGCTTTTGCTGCGGCGAGCGGAGATTCGCAAGCTGATCGGCGCGACGCGCGAGTCGGGATATTCTTTGGTGCCGCTCAAGATGTACCTGCGTGGCGGATTCTGCAAGGTGCATCTGGCGCTTGCAAAGGGGAAGAAGAACTACGACAAGCGGCACGCGATCGCAGAGCGGGACGCGAAGCGCGACATGGCGCGGGAGTTTCGAGAACGGCAGAAGGGTTGAACGAGCGGCAGAGCGCGGAAGTTCAGGGATGCGTTGGATGCACGCGCTCTGGGCTTGGTATGAGCATGGTAGCGGGGCATGTGTGCTGATGTCACGCGGGCGGTGCTGATGTCATGAAGAAATTGGTTCTTTGCTTGCTGTGTCGCGTGTGGTAATATAAATGTTGCGCTCAAAACGCGAATGACTGAATTTCCTCTGCGGGGGCGTTCTGGATTCGACGGGGATTGTTCGAGCATGAGCGGCGGGTCGTGGGGCTGCGGCCACGTTAATCACGCGGACCTAAACACAAACGCAAAAACAAAACGTAACACCTTCACAAGCAGTAACCTCGCTCTCGCTGCCTAATAAGCCTTGAGTGACGTCTTTATATCCTTCTCCCATGGGGATGTAGAGGCGCTACCTTAGTGGGATAGTCGGGGCGGTCGCTCGTGCGCCTCCGATGAATCAAAACGCGAGCTAGCCGTCACGTGAGCGCGTCGCTGCGCGCATGCGGCGGTGAATCTTAAATCGGCGACTACACCCGTAGATGTGATTGTAGCGAGGTCTTCGGACAGGGGTTCGACTCCCCTCGCCTCCACCAAAAAACCCGCGTAAATAGCGGGTTTTTTCCATGTACAGGTTGAGTTTGTAGACAAATTGTAGACAAGAGATCTTGATTGCCGCGAACGGGCTTGAAACTGTAGACAAACTGTCTACAGCATCGTTTTCAGGAACATTAGGCGAGCGCCAGCACGTTCCTCCAGGACCCGTGTGCGTTTCGCAACGTATCCTCTGACGCCAATAGGTACCGCCAACGAACGCTTACATGTTTGCTGTCGCTTGCATGATTTGCCCAGCGCTTTGCCGCTTCCATTTTTGCGCGAACTTCACTCGCTTGCATGTCGCGATCAGCTTTGACTTCGACGATCCAGTGTATATTGTCCGTGTCGATGGCTATAAAATCTGGATTGTAACGACGAAGGTCTTCCCCCGACCACAGGATAGGCAGGTCATTCGTGTGCAGTCGAACCCAAGCGACGATGTCCTGTGATTCGTCCAGAAGATTGGCCATATCGCGTTCCGGGCTACTGTCGAACCAGACCTGTTCGTACAGCGATTTTCGCCAGCCTGCATAAGCACGCCCCTTCTCGAATGCACCATATTTGTCCTCGGTTGCATCGAGACGCGTTTGTCGTACCGGCATGAATGGGCGGACACGAACCGTCGTGTTTTCCATTGGTGGTCTGGCCAGACGACTCGCTTCTTTGGTGACAAGTTGGACAAGCTTTGCTTTGGCTGTCTCCAAGTACGCGGACAAAACCGTTACGGCTGATCCTCCCATCGCATCCATCATTTCATCGACCAGGCGGCGAGCGGAGCGAATTTCGCTTTCTCTTTCGACGACGGCCTCGCAATGAACGACCGCGCTGACCAATTCATCTGCGATGTCCTCCGATGGCAAGAAGGAAGGTTGTACATAGACCGTTTCGGCAGCATCCCTTATAAGCACCTTGGTATGGCGCAGGCCCGACGTATCGATCTCTATCGTCGCCTCGACACGTTTGCGTCGAAGAGTTTCCTCCGGATCACGCGCCAAGTTACGACCCAACGCGCGGAATGGCTCGACATCAGTAATATCAGCCAAAGAGAAAGGTACTGGTACGGGAATCATCTTGACGACCGGGAGTTCGATCCGTGGAAGAGACGGATTTGGCTGCATATCGCGAACCGTTTCGACTATTCGCTGACTCTCTTCTAATCGTGTATCGGTATCAACAATGGCGAAGCCACTGCCTTTCGAGTAACTCCCCGAGCCCTTTGTATCTGTAGTCTCGTTTGTTGTCGTTTCGCCAGAGGGGGATGTATCCCAGGCATGCTCGCTTTCCTTCGCTCGCTCTGGTATATCGGCCACCGGGCGCTGCGCTTGCCAAGGCTGATCCGGCAAAGGTCCTTGCGACTCGTCGCGCCTCACAACGGTATTGCCGCTCTCGTCACGGTGCACAAGCATTTGGACTCGATGATCCCGCAACTGTTCATTCATCAAGCCGGTCCGTCTCAGGAGATCGTCGTAGCGTTCGTGGGCCAGTACCTCCAGGGTATCCAACATCTCTTCCCCAGTGTACTGACCAAAGGGCAGACGGAGCCCGCGGCCAAGTGTTTGTTCGGTCAAGATGTCGGAGACCGACGCACGCATGGAAGCCAGCACATAGACGTTCTTCACGTCCCAGCCCTCTTTGAGCATACCGACGGAAATGATGATGCGGATGGGGGAGTTTGGCTCCTCTACAGTCTCTAATTTTTCGAGCGCGTCATCTGGCGCGTTGGAATGTACGGTCAGGATAGCTCCTGCGAATCGGCCGTCCATAAATGTCGTGGACTCCATGTATTGCGCGTATTCGTTTGCTTCATTAATTGACTGTGCAACGACAAGCATGACCGGGTGTATAGGCTGCAATTGATGGGCAGAGCACCATATGCTAATGGCCCGAGCTTTGAGTTCAAGTAGACGTGCCCCATCCGTTAACTGGGTGTAGGGATCGCGGCGGTCATCTCGACGACCAACAATCACAGGGGTTTTGACTAGCTTCTCCGCAACGGCAGCAGATAGCGGGTACTTGAAGATCATATCCTCATCGCGAGTGTTCGGGTGAGGGGTGGCCGTAAGGCCGATGAGCGCATAGGGTTCGAGTTCACGAATGGTTCGCGAAAATGCCGGGCTGAAATAGCAGTGGTGCTCGTCGGCAAAAATGAATAGATCGTCAAGTCCGTGGAGATGTTCGTAAAACGCTTCTCCAAGTCCCTCGCGAAATTCATGTGTACGGCGACCCAACTGTGTGGTCGGCTTCGTGAGACTCTGCACTGTGAAGATGTAGAGCTTCACCTGCATCGGATCATCCATGGCGGCCCGCATGGCTGGAGAGTCGAAGTTGTCCGCAGTAATCACCACGGGAGCAGTTTCCATAATGTGCAGCATGCTTTTCGGATGGCCCGGCGTGAAGTTTGCGACTGTTTTGTTCAGAATTGTCCGTCCGGGTGTAATGACGGCGAAATTCCGTATGCCCTCTACACGGGCCATATACTCGATGGTCGCCGCCAGTATGTATGTCTTACCAACGCCCGTTGCAGAGACCACGAGGGACTCCATAGGCGGCTCCCCGCGCTCCTGATTGTAGTAGGCATAAAGAGCAGTGGCTATGGAGTATACAGCCTGCTGGTTTGGTTTTCGCAAGTTCATGCGGCCCGAAATTTCTGCAAGAGCGTTCAGATCTACAACTCGGTCAGTCACGGGATATCACCTCGCTTGGCGACAGTTCTTGTTCTGTACTATCCTCAATGAACTCCGGTGGCTGATACCTATACCCGGCAAGCAGGGCGCTGGGAATCTTACGAATCGACGAACCCGGACGCAGTTTCCGCAGCACTGTTCTCGCTTTTGGATCAACAGCGGTTCCGCAGAGAAGGAGCAGCTCGTCTTCGGCCATGTGTTGGACGAGCAATTGCACGACGACGTCGTTAACCATGCCATCGACTACAGCCAGGTGCTGTTTGCCTTTCCGACCGCAGAAGGGCGGTTCCTGGGAGTGGTCGAAACCCAACTGCGCAGCAACCGCTTGCGACAGTTTTCCGTTCGTGGCCCAGTCGGACAGCATGACTCGACCGCCGACGTCCGTGAACATGGAGGGGCCAATGCGGAGATAATCAAAACCTCCGCCGCCTTCCCAACCTGCGGACTCAGTGACGCCACCAGGGTCTTGGCCGCCAACAACCTTTTGAAGACGGGGAATGATGAAGTTGTTGACTGTATCCTCGCTCCATTCAACCGTGACCCACCGGCGGCCCATTTTGTGAGCAACTGCAGCAGTGGTGCCGGAGCCCGCAAAACAGTCAAGCACGATGTCGCCGGGGTTAGAGGCAATGTGAATGATGCGCTCCATCAGGCGCTCCGGCTTTGGGGTGGCAAAAGGAACCGTGTCAGCGAGTACAGCTATCACCTCATTTTTCGCGTCTCCTGTAGTACCTACCTCTTGATGTGACCATATCGAGACGGGCACGAGCCCTGCAGGAACCTCCGAGAGAAATCGCTTTACACGAGGAGCTCCGTTCCCATCACGTCCGAACCAAATTCGGTTGTCGCTTATTAATTCCTGGAACCGATCTTCTGTGTACAACCAGCAACGTCCTGGCGGTGGGTCAATCGTGCGACCTGATGGACGAGTAATCGAATAGAATTGGGAAGCACGACGTCCAGGCCCTGCCTTTGCGTGTGCTGGGAGTGATGTCCATATGCCGCGCGGATCGTTATCTGGATTTTCGTAGCGACCGATTTGTTCGTCCGTTGGCGGAAGAAGGTTCCTGGTTGTTGCCCAAACGGAGCGCTCATTCGCGTACACAATAATGTAGTCATGGGTGGTAGAGATATCTGTACGATTTTCTCGCGTATGCGATTTTTGCCATATCACCGTCGCTACAAAGTTGTCCGGTCCGAACACTTCGTCCATGACGCACCGAAGTCTGTGTTGTTCGGAGTCGTCACAATGAACCCACACTGACCCCCCTGGGGCGAGCAAGTCCTTAATATTGCGAAGGCGGTCGCGCATCATCGTCAGCCACACCGAATGTTCAAGCGCGTCGTGATACTGTTCGAAGGTTTGCCTTGTGTTGAAAGGAGGATCTATATAGGCCAGCTTTACTTTGCCGACGTATTTGTCTCGGTACGAGGGGATTTTGCACAAGGACTCCAGCGCGTACAGGGAGTCGCCTTGAATGAGCAGGTTGCCACTATTTCGCTCACCATATGTACTTTCAGACTGCAGAAGCCGTACCTCAGCGACCCTGTAGTCAGAAGGGGATACCCACTCGTAATTGCCCGTTTGCTGGGCGAGCAGTCGCTTGTCCTTGTTCGTCCAAGTGAGTTCGAGCCTGCCCTTGTATTTCTGCTCCATGAAATCGCCCCCATCTGATAGAATAATACCAGAAACAGGCGAGAGGCGGGGAGATATATCTATACAGGCTGGGTATACGTCGCTCTCTATCGGACAAGGGGAGTATATTTGTGCTGATGAATAAAATAATTGTATTATTATCCAACCCATCGTGGGATTCTGTTATTATTTCCTTTCTAACCGCACTGTTTACTGCAGCATATGTTGTTCTGACCAGAAGATTAGTTATCGGCAGCAAAGCAGCTTTTTTTGTGGCCCATATTGTGCCCGGTGCGGAAGATAATTTCAATTCTCTATTTCTCGAATTTACGAATCCCACAGGCAATTTGTTGAGAGATTTGACTCTAATATTTAACCCAGACTGCATGTTAATCACGAAAAAGACATTGGGGGAGCTGTTTGGCAAGATGACCGTCTTGCTTCCCGGAGAACGTGTTCGGTGTTACCTCGTAAGTGCGGTTGATAGAACCAGAATTGAGGAGATGTTCCCTGATGGGCAGTTAGTAATTAAGGCTTTATGGCACGATTCAGCACGAAAAAAAGCACAAAGCCAGAAATTGGTTCTGAAAATCGACCAATTCATCGGACTGCCAATTTCCAATGGGCAAGACAAAATTGCTGAAGCCATTTCCGCCGCTACAGAGGCTCTCCTCATAACATCTGCCTTCAGTAACGAAAGTCGCGAGGCGATGACTAATCAACGGCGCACTATTGATATGAGAGACTTGCCCCTGAAGTTAGTTTGGTTTAAAACCTCAGAGGGTTGGAAAAAAATCATGCCAATGCGGTTGATTTACTTGAATAAGCAGAGAATTTTGCAACCA carries:
- the rnr gene encoding ribonuclease R, coding for MIDREQLLVLMRDEAYRPLMMEELETALGVLGDDPDARAELHALCEEMVQEGYMIRTRTKRYGVPERMDLVVGTLQVKQKGFGFLVPLHKSESDVYIGAADLGGAMDGDRVVARLKKNSGTGRREGEIFRVLKRAHTQIVGVIHTTGSLGFVRSDDKRLPREVVIPADQLNGAVDGHKVVVEITEFPEDVFQSPAGIVREVLGFPHDPGVDILSVIRKFGIPEHFPDEVLQAAESISYDLTEDDLAGRRDLRDEIIVTIDGADAKDLDDAVAVKRVEHGYVLSVHIADVTYYVKENSLLDREAYARGTSVYLVDRVIPMLPPRLSNGICSLHPQVDRLTLTCEMEWDDAMHLVRHDIYPSVIRTTERMTYDAVRDLLEGDASTRERYAALVPFFEGMKELALKLRHRRMERGAVDFDFAETKIRVDEEGRPLDLVRRERSIAEMIIEEFMLAANETVAEHAYWMELPFLYRVHEPPTLEKMMALNEFVHLFGHHLKAAGNIHPRALQDLLAAVRQTPEEVVISHVMLRSMKQARYAAESLGHFGLAAEYYSHFTSPIRRYPDLMIHRILRETIVNGSLSEGRAAYLAAKMPEIAAHTSDRERVAVDAERETDLIKKIEFMRDHVGESFEGMVSGVTGFGLFVQLDNSVEGLIHVSQLADDYYHYDDKQHALIGERTKKRYRIGDRVEVLVQSASKEQMQIEFQLLSAVSGDEVREYRRQGASKKPGMPFSGGPRGKKPGGGRGGKRTDDPNGQGAGRSTGGQRRSAGGKGFGGEREARGGRTAVAEFGRRDPETPDLRYGDRELLPRKGGYAVNKAAPDEQVREERKRDKDLLRQVENLYGVPVKDKVKRRRRKKAPDQV
- a CDS encoding carbohydrate kinase family protein; this encodes MALRRVIALGEALIDFSALEDNVPLREVSGFARNPGGAPANVAVGVARMGVASQFVGCVGDDPFGHYLIEAMRAYGVDGAHTHTVAEQTSLAFVARNEGDPDFFFVRHPGADVMLRDEHVANISLDAEACLHFGTNSLAEDPIASTLRNLVTRAREAEAIVSFDVNLRPVFWRDLYAALAAAREMMTRADLLKVNRAELLWLTGEQDVERALLALVAQVPGTVLCTLGEGGVRARRADGLDVRVAANRVACVDATGAGDSLIAAVLSVLARRGVGRAELGKLSRGEWEAVLRFASAAAAINIGRLGAMNAMATYAETEAFLEMTVRPS
- the pckA gene encoding phosphoenolpyruvate carboxykinase (ATP), producing the protein MIDSLITDRLTSTLDASLSYFNLSVAELTEHAIRRNEAIVTKDGALRATTGKFTGRSPKDKYVVVDETTENTVHWGAVNQRLSESTFLRLYNQALSFLATNPSYVFDGFAGADPAVRMPIRVVTEYAWHNLFAKQLFIRPSADEVSTHTSGFTVIDIPALKADPTRDGTNSETCVAISFKHRTVLILGTEYAGEMKKSIFTALNFTLPAQDILPMHCSANTTEDGRVALFFGLSGTGKTTLSADPERLLIGDDEHGWSARGVFNFEGGCYAKCINLNPKLEPQIFSAIRFGTVLENVVVDPKTREPDYDSSELTENTRAAYPVEYIPGALLEGVGNHPRTIVFLTADASGVLPPIAKLTKEQAMYHFLSGYTSKLAGTERGVTQPEPTFSACFGGPFLPLHPRAYATMLGERIEKHQTSVFLVNTGWSGGPYGVGSRMKLSYTRAMVNAALRGDLDHAEYVSDPVFGLAIPAEIDGIPSELLQPRETWSDPVTYDTAARELAAQFEANFKKFTEQGIDPSILSGGPVATRNRA
- the smpB gene encoding SsrA-binding protein SmpB yields the protein MAASHDNGKERGGEKVVAQNKKATHDYFIEDTFEAGIALTGTEIKSIRAGKANLRDSYARVEHGEVYLHNLHISPYEAGNRFNHDPMRTRKLLLRRAEIRKLIGATRESGYSLVPLKMYLRGGFCKVHLALAKGKKNYDKRHAIAERDAKRDMAREFRERQKG
- a CDS encoding DEAD/DEAH box helicase family protein — translated: MTDRVVDLNALAEISGRMNLRKPNQQAVYSIATALYAYYNQERGEPPMESLVVSATGVGKTYILAATIEYMARVEGIRNFAVITPGRTILNKTVANFTPGHPKSMLHIMETAPVVITADNFDSPAMRAAMDDPMQVKLYIFTVQSLTKPTTQLGRRTHEFREGLGEAFYEHLHGLDDLFIFADEHHCYFSPAFSRTIRELEPYALIGLTATPHPNTRDEDMIFKYPLSAAVAEKLVKTPVIVGRRDDRRDPYTQLTDGARLLELKARAISIWCSAHQLQPIHPVMLVVAQSINEANEYAQYMESTTFMDGRFAGAILTVHSNAPDDALEKLETVEEPNSPIRIIISVGMLKEGWDVKNVYVLASMRASVSDILTEQTLGRGLRLPFGQYTGEEMLDTLEVLAHERYDDLLRRTGLMNEQLRDHRVQMLVHRDESGNTVVRRDESQGPLPDQPWQAQRPVADIPERAKESEHAWDTSPSGETTTNETTDTKGSGSYSKGSGFAIVDTDTRLEESQRIVETVRDMQPNPSLPRIELPVVKMIPVPVPFSLADITDVEPFRALGRNLARDPEETLRRKRVEATIEIDTSGLRHTKVLIRDAAETVYVQPSFLPSEDIADELVSAVVHCEAVVERESEIRSARRLVDEMMDAMGGSAVTVLSAYLETAKAKLVQLVTKEASRLARPPMENTTVRVRPFMPVRQTRLDATEDKYGAFEKGRAYAGWRKSLYEQVWFDSSPERDMANLLDESQDIVAWVRLHTNDLPILWSGEDLRRYNPDFIAIDTDNIHWIVEVKADRDMQASEVRAKMEAAKRWANHASDSKHVSVRWRYLLASEDTLRNAHGSWRNVLALA
- a CDS encoding site-specific DNA-methyltransferase — its product is MEQKYKGRLELTWTNKDKRLLAQQTGNYEWVSPSDYRVAEVRLLQSESTYGERNSGNLLIQGDSLYALESLCKIPSYRDKYVGKVKLAYIDPPFNTRQTFEQYHDALEHSVWLTMMRDRLRNIKDLLAPGGSVWVHCDDSEQHRLRCVMDEVFGPDNFVATVIWQKSHTRENRTDISTTHDYIIVYANERSVWATTRNLLPPTDEQIGRYENPDNDPRGIWTSLPAHAKAGPGRRASQFYSITRPSGRTIDPPPGRCWLYTEDRFQELISDNRIWFGRDGNGAPRVKRFLSEVPAGLVPVSIWSHQEVGTTGDAKNEVIAVLADTVPFATPKPERLMERIIHIASNPGDIVLDCFAGSGTTAAVAHKMGRRWVTVEWSEDTVNNFIIPRLQKVVGGQDPGGVTESAGWEGGGGFDYLRIGPSMFTDVGGRVMLSDWATNGKLSQAVAAQLGFDHSQEPPFCGRKGKQHLAVVDGMVNDVVVQLLVQHMAEDELLLLCGTAVDPKARTVLRKLRPGSSIRKIPSALLAGYRYQPPEFIEDSTEQELSPSEVISRD